The following is a genomic window from Calliphora vicina chromosome 5, idCalVici1.1, whole genome shotgun sequence.
aaaacattaaatatagtcagtttaaactattattttgccaataaaatgttgtaataaactctaaatacttacacatagtaatattttaatgttttctcctattcaaatcatcttgaaaaaaaagtttcaagggtttttgggttttcagacgtggtagtcattctcgtggaattacccatatgtatgtacatacaaataATGAATAAAGTGATTTAGAATatgtacaaaaattaaatataatttacagAAATACCAAAAACATTTAAGAATCATATAACTTTTAATTCGTTGTAACGCCATTGTACATtgtaactacaccatttccatttgtatttcaaaaatttataatagcaataccaatggaaatttctgaaatacaaatacatagaaacttctgaaatataattggaaatggtgtagtctaGAGgcgacaatttttaaaattccttaTATGCCTTTGTTGTAATTGGTTGGAATAGGTTAGTTATTGAACCTACCCGgaattctattattctattccGCAAGTTTTGGGGGAATAAGGACTAAATAGTTCCAAAAATTGCAAATCACTTAGAAATAGTATTGATATTATTGATAAACTTCAacacaaatttcatataaacaggaatcacatacatatgtatgtaggtatatttTGGGTATCGGTACAAAGCTCGCATACAGccgctttttttttaaaaaaaaatctcaatcgttatatttaatatatgtaCGTATAAACATACTCGTATAACACcctctaaaaattttaatacttttccATACACATGAAAAatcgatatatgtatatcgatTTATGTTATCAAAGGataacaagtttttaaaaaaaactatatataaaataaatatacatacatacatacaaatttatgtatttgaTTCCAAAATGTTGACATTCTTAGCTTATGTTTGATACCTATTTTTTTTCTCGATAATACTCGATTTATTCTTGACAATACAATAAACAAATGATAACGTTTCTTTCTTTTTTCCAGGTCACGAAAATTGTACATTCCACCATGATCTGGAATTAGATCATAAGCCACCTACAAGAGAAGCTCTATTACCTGATATGGCAAGATCGTATCGTTTACTTTTAGGTGGTTTGGGCGAAAATCCCGATCGCCAGGGACTAATCAAGACTCCCGAAAGAGCAGCCAAAGCAATGCTTTTTTTCACCAAAGGCTACGACCAATGTCTAGAAGGTAAAATTTCCAGttctaaataattgaaaaaataacaacaatatcaTTTCGAAATTCAAAGAAACCATATTAAGTATGCATAAATAAGTGAATCATTATTagtatttaaaagtaaattgaaacaagtttttttgagtttatacatacatatgtacatatgtatgtatttacccCATACGCATGCGCACAAAAATCCCCTTTACCGCGAAAacgattaaaataattaaacatgtacatatgtacatttaaaGCTGTGGTTGGTTTGTCGTCATGAACAACAGGTGGTTTCCCAAATTCAAGAAAAATCCACAGTTtggctttttaaataaaagattctTGCAGTTTCATGATAATTTCAGTTTTAATGGCCGGCCGCTTTATGTGCTTTGTCATGTTTAGCActaaaaagtttaaactttaaaataatatacccATGTTTATGAGTTTGTATGATGGGAATGAATGAATTTACATTAATAAGCTAATTAGTGACTATACTTCTGAAGAAGTTATTAAAACCTGTTAGTTGATTTAGGGCAAATGTCTAAAATGCACGTAATTTATTATTGTGtggtgagtgagtgagtgaaaaTTAAAACTGAGAGTTTGatgaaaaattagatttttgttaaaaaaaatatgtttttggataTTTTCGGTGATTTCGTCTTCGCCTATATCTATGGTCGTTATTTGGATCcagaacaaaattttcatttaatatttttgtaaaaataaaaaacaaacccccatattcataaacaatttttgcaaaacataatttttcaaacaaaatttattttataaaccgttgataaatttaaaaaattgtgtatgaatATGGGtgcaaaactttaaaattacatCATTTCCAGTTGGTTTTCAGAAATGTCccattatatttttctaaatttctaattttattttagaattaattaatttagaaaattctgaaaaacaattagcgaaataatccaaattggCATTACTGTGTTTCCAATCTGTAGCTAAACTTGATGAAATTTACATGCTACACACTTACAGGTCTGTCAAACATttcgttcggaatggtttcaattcggTATCCGATCGATTTGGTTTTAGCTTCTTCAGAATCCGTTTGATTTTGTTAATTCGCAAAAGAGTTAATAATTTTGTacattcgaaattatttttgcaatgtTTTGTATATTacgaaataaatgaataaataaataaataaaaataaagcaaatcaGCAAGAAGCGTTATTAAGAGTTAATAACATAtatgacaactagataggtaactgataGCCAACAACCTAAGtctattgtaaaaaataattgtcatgtacatattttgttattgtatcacctaTATGGGCAATTCAATGTCATCTTGCGTGACATTTGtatgcctatagagtggaattgattttgcaaaaataatagtatctgaaaaataatttggcctttatgttccattcagagggtactatattttaaaataataaaaagttctttcgaaacattgttgtccaaaatatcgagcgaaataagagtATTATCGTACGTGACAAAAAACGGAAGTCCTTTTttaggtacatgtagaaatatacgaaaattttcgaatcgtgagaggcgttatgttttcttttaatttcttatacacagaaaaaactatttcttaaaccgtttcaattcaaatatatatcacatattgaactggtttcaattattttataattgaatcgtattcatgtgctcaaaaacaaaattttctgatattttctattgaattttgagtttcaaatttcataattttgacaagaatataaaattttcgttattggatgaaatttaaatacaaaaattattgaatagataatttttgtacttaaagttcaaccaataacgaaaattatatattcaattgtcaaaattatcaaattcaatagaaaatatcagaaaatttggtttttgagcacatgaatacttgattcaattatgaaataattatttcaattcaaacatttatcacatattgaattgaaatataattttttctgtgtacattcggtttcaataagcaaatatattttttgtatttacaaaaatgattgttttttaataataattaatagtaTAACAATggatttgtcataatttttttctgtgtatgctaattgggagcttagttttaaccgcaattttagcctaaaacatgccaattatatttaaaaattaaatatagtcagtttaagctattatttttaccaataaaatgttgtaagaaGCTCaaaatacttacatatgtatattaatatctTACATATAAAacatcttgaaaaaaaagtttcaagctTTTTtaggttttcagtcgtggtagccaTTCTCGTGGAATGGACCATAtgtgtgaaaataaatttctctCTCCTTCCATTCTATGTACAATATTTATTCTATGGTTAATAACCTACATAAGTCTGCTGTCAAATAGGTAGCctcatactacatacatacatatgtatgtactagtcaatcaatttacatatgtattttgttattgaatCAGCGATATGATTTTTATGAAAGTAACTTATTTTGAATATGTTATTCTATGTTATTCAACTAATGTTGTGTACAactaatattcaataaaaaaaagcacgAATTGCAACAAATCTGAAAATCAAAACTCGTATGTTTCTGATCTGGTAAATTCATAAGAGTACAACTTTGAATGGCATTGAGTATATTAATCAACAAGTATTCAGAATAATAttagtattttagtatttttaattgCTTACTTTATTTACTGTGCCCGAACGAAAAACCGGTTAAAAACACAATTGgcttataaataataaaaatacattaatttgCGATTGAATGTcgctttaaaaatcaaaaatcataataactAAATGAAAGTAATTTACCTTCCATTATAAAagtatgtacaatgtacatacgTGCACACgtgcatacatatgtagttaTCTAAAATTTAAACCGAAAAACAAACAGGtgtgtttaattaagaaaaacaaacagaGTACTGTACAGATTCAACACTTTTATTGAGGAGTACAAAGACTCAGAATaaaatttatgtacatatatttacgTTCATTAGACCGATGCTCACTGCTAATAATGAAGTTTAGTTCATTTGTTTGCAAAGTTCAGTAAGCTGTTTGGTTTGGTATAcctaatttattgaaagaaaaccAGAATTGTCAGAagattttgcagttttttatcAATACAGAAAACTGAAACCCTGATTTTAATAACGAAAACCACtatttcaattacttttttaaagtcttacataataattacaaattaaagtttaaatacaatCTCAATTATTGattgtttaaagaaaagtaaacgTTTAAGGAAAACTTAAAGTAGGTATacagttttatttagtttcataaataacaaaatacaataacataaaatatagACTTTACAAACATAAcggtaattcttaaaaaaacgATAAAATTCACTCgacaaaagtttaaatatttttgaggtgtatttaaactttagtctctgactgtatatgtacatatgtatatgtatgcatgtatgtatttatggtACAAAATTTCCTAGATGGGTTAGCCGCTGTCCTTTCTCCTTCCTTTTTTCTTCGTGTAAGTGATTTCATTAGAATACTTATAAGTATAAAAAGGTCCAGGAAGATCTTACAGAATGCCTTATAGCTGAAGGCCTCAAAAATTTCGCCGCTGGGTACACTTGTTTACACGAACATTTGCCCATTTAAtattagtaaatttaaaatttaccctaatgtaaaataaatacatacatatattgctgTCCTGTCTGTCCATAtccattttaaataagaaatactTCAAATTCGATATATTTCACTAATGGAATCTCCTTAAAGCCCTTAAAGTTATGCTACATTAAAtgtacattcattcattcattcatccataCATGCATCCATTCATAGATACACATCACAACCTTACACACTTTATAACTCCTACGCTCCAGTAATGATGTGAGAGTAGAAGTAGTAGTAGTGGTGGTAGTAGAATTATGACAATgacattgttaaataaaaagcaCGTACCATATTTATTATTACGCAAATAAACTGTGCTTTCAACACTAAACTATACAGAGTGAAAATCTCATCCATCACAAATACAcaaatagatacatacatacatacataatatttaggtatgtatgtatatacatatgtatgtataattgaGGCAGAGGAGTTTGGGGTAAATTTAGCAAAGTGATttcgatataaaaaaaaatccaaacacTGGCTGATTTTGTTAAAGGccgtattaaaattattattattgccttcatcatgagtggtaagggtatatcgtacccttaataaaacaatagtgtataatttttttgccatttcgaaataattgagtttgtagaaagaagtagaatttcaccaaattttgaccacatatagaatcagttatgtagattcttattatgcaataaaaaataatggtgtatatgcttatacaatATTGTATTATTGATGAGACGATAGATATATAAGtcaatccgtttgtaatttctacatttttcatttgcaaccccatAAAGTGCATATATATTCTGCATGGTTACAGATAGcggaagcccccaaataacttacaaacttgATGCGTACTTATATCCGCTAGTTCTGgttcggtcgctatttaaattctggaaaatcggccaacaaatagctgagatataaacaaaaatccgTGACTActtcgatttttaaaatattttgttactaaataattaacatggacaatatggatatctaatgaaatTTGGAACGACAATGGGTTGATGTCAGAAcaaatgtttgatatacataaaatgtaaaaaaccgaaaatcaaagatatattcgtctgtggcgaaatttttttttaattttttaaaaaactttttcatttatttaatttttaaaaaaaaatttgggtaaaaaatatttttcccgattttgacccattgtaggtcagaTATACTGTgaccttatatacgtcgttgcaaagttttttgaaatatctatcattagatatccatattgtctatattaatgacttagtaagcGAGGTTGACCTGGTAAATAGCATCCGAATCGGGTTGATATGTTGatgtatgtatgaatcatgtacatATGTGTGTTATTTggggctacgaaaagttgagttcaacatacagacggacatggggCGGGCTatattgactccgctatctataacgatccagaatatatacatatactttgtgggatcgcaaatgaaaaatttagaaattacaacgGTTAAAAGATAtcgaatgtttttttctttttttttttttaaagtcccaAAGAGgaaaatttttgccaaaaaattcttaaatatttcttcCTTGATGTGTCATTATGTAcaacaaattgttgttatttatttttgttgatttagtGTTAATTCTTCTGAACATTAAAGCtgatatatttttactttaaatattacAGATGTCCTAAATGGTGCTGTGTTTGATGAAGATCATGATGAAATGGTTGTTGTCAAGGATATTGAAATGTTTTCTATGTGTGAACATCATTTAGTGCCCTTCTATGGCAAGGTGTCTATTGGCTATTTACCTTGCAATAAAATTTTGGGTCTTAGCAAATTGGCAAGGTGAGAtaattgataaaatttattcatacctattgtacatacatacatacatacatatctacctACTATAATtgtattaatacatattttattatgtgtATGTATACCATTTTTAATTTCTAGAATTGTGGAAATCTTCTCCCGACGTCTACAAGTTCAAGAAAGGCTAACTAAACAAATAGCTGTTGCCGTAACTCAAGCAGTTCAACCCGCTGGTGTTGCAGTAGTTGTGGAAGGAGTGTAAGTGTTCTAAATTTGTATGTAACTGAATACAGgtgtaattgtgtttttttttctttttttccacAGGCACATGTGCATGGTTATGCGAGGTGTTCAAAAAATCAACAGTAAAACTGTAACATCTACCATGTTGGGTGTTTTCCGAGATGATCCTAAAACCCgagaagaatttttaaatttagttaatagcaaataaagctttaattaaaaataagttgacATAATAACATTAATTGAACAAGTACTTCAACAATCACTTTTAAGGGAAGACAATGTAAAAACACATACTTACAcgcgcacacacacacacactcacaaatacataaatatatacacaatcatttaaaaaaggtgtattaacaataatattaattatatatgTACACACGTTTTTCTTAtctatatgtacatacatatgtatgtatatacatacaaacatacatatgtatgcattaaAATGATTATGGGTGGTTAAATTTTGTCCATTTTGCAACCATGGACCACTTTAATATACATTGATATGTACATACAAGcgtatttttatacataaataagtatgtatgtatgtatttatgtattaagTATaccaataatttaattaattgaatacaaatataaactatgtacatacatatgtatgtacacacaAGCTTAGATTAATAtgtacaaatatacatatgtacatatggatgTATTATACATACGTATACttatataatatgtatttatacaatatttttggaaatacatacatatgtatatacatgcgttggtatatacatacatatgtatgtatgtatattagagttaatttcaaaaatttgatttgcgagtatcatcatttttctgaaggtttttatATTGCAAAACTGATTatattgaatatattgcaaaactgatttcaccaatggattctgcatcaaaaattaatacaatttgcaCACAACAGGtggcgcaaatctcataaaaaaaacatgcacgatgaaaaccattttaagcttagcaaaacggcaccaatatttccaaaatcttcagaaaaatgatgatacccgaaaaacaaatgaagtgacctggtcacaaacgaactctaatgtacataataTATAGGTTTTACTCTTcgattcaaattaattttattttttcaaatgaaactaaattttgttcaaagtttttttaaagttaaattaaattttcttaatttttattaaattgttttctattcaaattcaatttatttcacATCAAATTCATTTTTTCTTGAATTCAATATATAGGAACCTATACAAAATTCcttagtttgttttgttttgatcttGATTTCGATTTCCTGTATTGAtcgtgaaaattaaaaattttgtggaaGAAGGTTGAAACTGGGCATCTtgtttaaatgtacaaaaatgcTTTTGTAATGATGCGGAATCGAAAGTAAATCTGGAGAACCATTGcaatgaatattttatatagcAAGTAATAGAAACTTTGTCTAAATTTAatggtataaaaagaaaaatggatttttaagtACATGTATGTTAATAAACTTAAAGTTAAGAATATGAATATGAGTGGCAAAAAGTTTAATTtgagttgaaaatattttaatttgtttcaaaaaaatttaatcgaaaaaCCTGTAATTTGAGAGTGAAAATCtataaaagtataaatacatactacatacatacatacagctgcgaaaaaaaatagcaccaccacccaaaaaaaaaaccccTTCATGTTTAATGATTTTTGTAGTATATTTTGGATTGTATGAGAGTTTTGAGGACGTCTGACGTATAAGCGAGAACCTTTTCCATCAAATATGACAAATTTACTCTCATCTGTCCATAAAATATTCTTACACTTTTGGACTGGCCAATTTTGATGTTCCTTTGGGAACTTCATGCGCTTGGCGATATGTCTAGCATTTAAAAGATCTGCCATTCTTGGACTATACGCTTTTAAATTATGTTCTCTGAGACATGTGCAAACTGATTGTCTTATCGCAGTTATATTAAGGTCCTTTATTAGTTCGGTTACAGCTTTGAAAGGAATCTTTTTGCTCTCGCGGATCAATTTTTTTGGCGTGAAGCGGTGTCAGAACTCGTTTTCTTCCACGACTTTCagcattttctttataattaattGCGTTGTGAATCATTTTGTTCGAAACCCCAACCCATCGACCAACTTCTCTATAAGATTTTCCATCCGATAttagtttattgaatttttcgCGTTTCTCCGTACAGCAGTCATTTCCACGacccattttatttaaaatagttgctttttgttaaactttatgatcgaaataataaaaataaaatcttttaaacaCGTGCTTTCCATTAAAGCAATTTTGCGAATCAAAtcagtttttctaaaaaatgtgcAAGTGgtgctattttattttttcggcatttttttgtaatttttaatttaaaaaaataccaacaCTAATTAtgtgtttttgggaaaaaaaagtgtcctcgtggtgctattattttttccccaactgtacatacatatttattatttgcaatGATAACAGATGCAAACAAGTCTACTATTCgaaacaaagaaaaattaaattaaaataaatgaaaatacttaaataattttatatggaaaaaactGGGTCCAAACATGTACTACTTACTAATACATATTGTAATTAACCAAAATCGAAACTAAGTTTTGATGTTGAAAATTCATGATTGtgtttttggaaacaaaaaaaaaaaacataaatacatatcgcCACCTAAAACAGAAAagtccaaattaatattttattttaaggatAAAGTATAAATGGTTTATAAAtattaggtgacgatatatacacacatattaatttaatagcATCTACATTTTACTTTTGAATACTCACTTTTTCTACTTATTTATTCGTAATTTCCCACTTatgtaatttaatatataattttcaaaaatttaaattttaataattattttttatactttgaaATTGTGTTTGGTCAAAAGTCCAGggatatgcatataaatattcatatgtataaGTACAtgtattacatacatacatatatacatatatgtatgtatatactaaTTTACTCATATTTTAAGATTGTTTTGTTCTgtaaatgaatttgttaaatattttggttttgtatttCTCATGATTGTTTTCTTTTCGTGGTGACTGGGTAGATTTAAGTCAATATAATAATCTATTTCTATGCACAACAAACAAGatacttatttatatttactCTACATATATTGTACATCACTTTGTTATAGCActtagttaaacaaatttacattatgaatgttattaatttttataattagttaaattaaaattacaaccaTAAGTTTCtattacaaattgtaaaaaaaatgtaaacgtTTTAgggaatttacaaaaataaaacgaattttttaaaaataaaaaaagctatCTATAAGGTTTATATCGTCCATTTGTCGTAATCAGGAGTCATAAATCAAAAAGTTGAGTACTACAAATGTTCCTTTAATTAGATTTAATTGAATATATGTATTAACTAAAGTTTCCGTTATTTTTGGTGAGATactcttttttatttatgtattttatgtatattttatttgtaaaaatgtgacttaaaacattaaaatccattttactcgaactttttttcttttttaataatgaCTCTATTGCAGCAAATGATGGATATGCCTACATATACATAGTTCagttaacagaaaaaaaaatatatatatactatataaaatcaaaatttaataaatattgatattgcatatacatacatataatatttacataaatatacatacatacatatttttaaataaataaaatattcatatttgttGAAAACTTTAACGATGTCTcctaactttatttatttatgtctgTTTTTATAGTTAAACTATTATGACCAGAGGTGTACGCGTGACATATATGAATGTCATTAGATAACTAACGAGTTTTCGCCCACACAATTTCCTATAATTAATAGTTCCGTCTCCTATCACACATTTCATAAAGGACGACAGGTTCTTTACATGTAAACCGTTAGAACTAAAACAGTTCGGAGTCTAATTATGTTAAGTGTctctttttcatttcaaatcttTTGAATTGGCCATTGGATTACTCTTGTAAAATTGGGAACTTTCGCACAATCACTTTTTGtggtaaaaaaaactgttgtttTTATTCTCAACCATGTTTTACTTAACCTATTGGTATTCGTTattcataaaacatttttaattttaaaaaaggtttgtaaaacaaaatttccatataaaatatattttataaaactgcattttaaatctaaaataaattaaaagctaaacaatataaattatttttatcgcCAAGCCGATAAGAATTCATTTACAAACAATTCCGTATTTGGGTACAAATttgctaaactggcaacactgaggACGGGAAATGACATTCACTCTATTAAATGGAAATGACAACACattacataaatatattaacttGGTAGCACTTCATTGTACATTCATTCACAATAGCTGCATGTTGGAATATAATACAATAACTTTCAGTTTGCTGCATTTGCACAAAATAAAGTGATATGTAATTTTCACAATGTAATTAGTGAAATATTCCATTTGTAAAGATTAGTTACGAGGgcgaaaaaataaatgtttctataaatgtcgtcgttaaaaaaaattaaaaattctcagCCGGCTCTGTACAGCTGTTAACGTTTTTATGACAACGCCGATACATTTTGTATGTCGGCTTCGGATCTCTATTCTCTTTGTTGTTCCATAATTCCGATGGAAAATTAAACAGAATTTGTGCccagtaaaaaataatttaatattaaaacacacAGAAAGTTCATATATTGTAATTTAGTTAAATTACGTAAACCTTTTTGCAAGCGTAAAtctgtgtaaatatttattttaattagtgaaaagagtttacaaaaataattccaAACCACCGAATACCCGAATCAACGTCACGAAACGAATTAAACGAAAAGAAAGTGTgtgtgaaaaatgtaaaaagaccttgtatgaaatgaatttattgttaaacaacaggattaaataaaataaagcgaaacgcataaagaaaaatataataataatatgaagttgaaaaacatttgtttccacttctaaaatgaaaattttgaaaaatagtgtCATGATACGATTAAAAAATAGCGAATTAATAAAATTGGAGCAAGGTTTTCCCTG
Proteins encoded in this region:
- the Pu gene encoding GTP cyclohydrolase 1 isoform X3 translates to MKQLTSETQNIGQNNVSTTTTTTLHNGHNGQHQHQSSENGDASNQKRLMQFNANNSSCNINGSNAITTTTSTTAATKSGLHLSFVANANESIGSANCKQCQIGHENCTFHHDLELDHKPPTREALLPDMARSYRLLLGGLGENPDRQGLIKTPERAAKAMLFFTKGYDQCLEDVLNGAVFDEDHDEMVVVKDIEMFSMCEHHLVPFYGKVSIGYLPCNKILGLSKLARIVEIFSRRLQVQERLTKQIAVAVTQAVQPAGVAVVVEGVHMCMVMRGVQKINSKTVTSTMLGVFRDDPKTREEFLNLVNSK
- the Pu gene encoding GTP cyclohydrolase 1 isoform X1, translating into MFPKPSHELRLSEMSASELNDAIDDTNFPQAHVLSRGRNNSVCSTSSTSGTSSLMDRNLSQTDDVAVSANTNAPTNVVASLAGSNNSSGLDNAVVADIATTTKPNTNRPKLILKTNGINNDNESLRSPLTPMTPRTSTTPGHENCTFHHDLELDHKPPTREALLPDMARSYRLLLGGLGENPDRQGLIKTPERAAKAMLFFTKGYDQCLEDVLNGAVFDEDHDEMVVVKDIEMFSMCEHHLVPFYGKVSIGYLPCNKILGLSKLARIVEIFSRRLQVQERLTKQIAVAVTQAVQPAGVAVVVEGVHMCMVMRGVQKINSKTVTSTMLGVFRDDPKTREEFLNLVNSK
- the Pu gene encoding GTP cyclohydrolase 1 isoform X2: MSFTRQLSEMSASELNDAIDDTNFPQAHVLSRGRNNSVCSTSSTSGTSSLMDRNLSQTDDVAVSANTNAPTNVVASLAGSNNSSGLDNAVVADIATTTKPNTNRPKLILKTNGINNDNESLRSPLTPMTPRTSTTPGHENCTFHHDLELDHKPPTREALLPDMARSYRLLLGGLGENPDRQGLIKTPERAAKAMLFFTKGYDQCLEDVLNGAVFDEDHDEMVVVKDIEMFSMCEHHLVPFYGKVSIGYLPCNKILGLSKLARIVEIFSRRLQVQERLTKQIAVAVTQAVQPAGVAVVVEGVHMCMVMRGVQKINSKTVTSTMLGVFRDDPKTREEFLNLVNSK